A genomic window from Streptomyces sp. MST-110588 includes:
- the solA gene encoding N-methyl-L-tryptophan oxidase, which produces MYDVIVLGLGGMGSAAAQHLAERGARVLGLEKFGPAHGHGSSHGGSRIIRQSYFEGPAYVPLLLRAYELFERLERDSGRTVMTLCGGLMLGPPGSRTVAGSLRSARTWDLPHETLDAREIRRRFPTLTPAAGDIGLYEARAGLVRPEETVTAQLRLAARAGADLRFREPAVRWEALSGGRGVRVHTAQGSYTAGRLVICPGAWAPRLLAGLGVPFTVERQVTYWFEPVGGTGPYTPDRHPVYIWEDAAGVQMYGFPAIDGPGRGVKVAFFRGGAVCTPETIDRTVHEDEVRAMAARTARLSPTAPGTFLRAVTCMYTNTPDQHFVIARHPGHAGAVTVACGFSGHGFKFAPVVGEILADLALTGTTGHPIAPFAPERLTVPSASAASSASSGPSDPSDPSAVSVPPSPGGA; this is translated from the coding sequence GTGTACGACGTGATCGTGCTCGGCCTCGGCGGCATGGGCAGTGCCGCCGCCCAGCACCTCGCCGAACGCGGGGCCCGCGTACTGGGCCTGGAGAAGTTCGGGCCCGCGCACGGCCACGGCTCCAGCCACGGCGGGTCGCGCATCATCCGCCAGTCCTACTTCGAGGGCCCGGCCTACGTCCCGCTGCTGCTGCGCGCCTACGAGCTGTTCGAGCGGCTGGAGCGGGATTCCGGCCGTACGGTGATGACCCTGTGCGGCGGGCTCATGCTCGGTCCGCCCGGCAGCCGTACCGTCGCCGGGTCGCTGCGCTCCGCCCGTACGTGGGACCTGCCGCACGAGACCCTGGACGCGCGCGAGATCCGCCGCCGGTTTCCCACACTCACCCCGGCCGCCGGGGACATCGGTCTGTACGAGGCCCGTGCCGGGCTGGTGCGGCCCGAGGAGACCGTCACCGCGCAGCTCCGGCTCGCCGCCCGGGCCGGCGCCGACCTCCGCTTCCGGGAACCGGCCGTGCGGTGGGAGGCGCTTTCCGGCGGGCGGGGCGTACGCGTCCACACCGCGCAGGGCTCCTACACCGCGGGCCGGCTGGTGATCTGTCCGGGTGCCTGGGCGCCGCGGCTGCTGGCCGGTCTGGGCGTGCCGTTCACCGTTGAGCGGCAGGTCACCTACTGGTTCGAGCCCGTCGGCGGCACCGGGCCGTACACCCCGGACCGGCACCCCGTCTATATCTGGGAGGATGCGGCGGGCGTCCAGATGTACGGCTTCCCCGCCATCGACGGCCCGGGTCGCGGCGTGAAGGTGGCGTTCTTCCGCGGGGGCGCGGTCTGTACGCCGGAGACCATCGACCGGACGGTCCACGAGGACGAGGTGCGGGCGATGGCCGCCCGGACGGCCCGGCTGTCGCCCACCGCGCCCGGAACGTTCCTGCGGGCCGTCACCTGTATGTACACCAACACCCCGGACCAGCACTTCGTCATCGCCCGGCACCCCGGGCACGCCGGCGCGGTCACCGTCGCCTGCGGATTCTCCGGCCACGGCTTCAAGTTCGCACCGGTGGTCGGCGAGATTCTGGCCGACCTGGCGCTGACCGGCACCACCGGGCACCCGATCGCGCCGTTCGCCCCGGAACGGCTCACCGTCCCGTCCGCCTCTGCCGCATCATCCGCCTCGTCCGGCCCGTCCGACCCCTCCGACCCGTCTGCCGTGTCCGTCCCACCCAGCCCAGGAGGCGCCTGA